DNA sequence from the Bombus vancouverensis nearcticus chromosome 8, iyBomVanc1_principal, whole genome shotgun sequence genome:
TACAGAACCGCCAAGTTACGCGACAACGATGCAAGCATTAGCAGCACAACGAGGCATGCATCACCCAGTACCTCCACCTCCCTATGGAACAGCTACCACCGACGATCCTAGCTGCATATCGACGATAGATAATAACACGACCCTAAGGTCTTCTCCAGTCGCATTACATCCTCCGTTACAAAGAAAATATTCACCGGCAGATGGATGTCAACATCCTGCAGAAGCGCCGCCTTTACCTCCAGTAACATCCACCTCCATTTCTTTGAGAACTAATAACAACGTTGGTAACAATGGTAACACCAGTAACAACAACAGTAATAGCAGTAGTGGTGGCAACagcaataataacaacaacaataataataataatcattcaCCAGACAGCAATGGAGCAAAAGGTGCTGGTTCATCGCCTTCGTCTTACAAAATCAAGCATCAGTCTCCAATACCGGAGCGCAAACATATGagtaaagaaaaagaagaggaacgcAGAGATTGTAAAGTTCGTAATTATTCTCCGCAGGCGTTTAAATTCTTCATGGAACAACACGttgaaaatgtattaaaatCTCACAAGCAACGATTATACCGTCGGCTTCAGCTGGAAACAGAAATGGCTAAAATAGGTCTTAGCGCGGAAGCTCAATGTCAAATGAGGAAAATGTTGTCACAGAAGGAATCGAATTATATTAGATTGAAACGGGCAAAAATGGATAAATCGATGTTTACGAAAATCAAACCAATCGGAGTTGGCGCTTTTGGCGAAGTAACGCTTGTTAGGAAACTCGATACCAATCAATTTTATGCTATGAAGACTCTAAGGAAAGCGGATGTGTTAAATCGTAATCAAGTTGCTCATGTTAAAGCTGAAAGAGATATATTAGCAGAGGCTGATAACGAATGGGTTGTGAAGCTCTATTATTCCTTTCAAGATAAGgacaatttatattttgtaatggACTATATACCTGGTGGCGACTTGATGTCGTTGCTGATCAAATTTGGCATTTTTAAGGAACCTCTAGCAAGATTTTATATTGCTGAGCTAACGTGCGCGGTAGAAAGTGTTCATAAAATGGGTTTTATTCATAGAGACATTAAACCGGACAATATTTTAATTGATCGAGATGGACATATCAAATTAACAGATTTTGGCTTATGTACAGGATTTCGTTGGACTCATAACTCTAAATATTATCAACAAAATGGTATGCTCCCtattaattgatttatttttacattctaaTATATGCATATGTCTTTGTGtctttatgtatacatatatagttaCAATTATATCAATGTTGTTATTCATGTTGAAATAGGACATGGCAAACAAGATTCAATGGATCCTGCCGACGATTGGAATAACGAATGTCGTTGCATCCAGTTAAAACCATTGGAACGTAGAAGACACAGAGAACATCAAAGATGTTTAGCCCATTCTTTGGTTGGAACACCGAATTATATCGCACCAGAGGTACTACAAAGGACAGGGTATACTCAGTTGTGCGATTGGTGGAGTGTCGGtgtaattttatatgaaatgtTAGTTGGTTCTCCACCGTTTCTTGCTAATACTCCAGCCGAGACACAATACAAGGTAGTTGTGATACTTATTTGCTTGCTTTTTTGTCATCAGGTATAGCATGTTGAATGCAGCTTTGAGATATATCATATATTGCAGGTGATCAATTGGGAAACTACTCTGCATATCCCGAAGCAAGCAAATCTATCCGCTGAAGGTATGGATTTGATACTAAAATTATGCGTTGGTGCAGATCGGCGGCTAGGTAAGAATGCAGATGAAGTAAAGAATCATCCATTTTTTGCGAGCATTGACTTTGAGAAAGGACTGCGTCGGCAAGTAGCTCCTCACATACCTCGAATACAATATCCTACCGATACAAGTAATTTTGATCCAGTGGATCCCGATAAATTACGGAATTCGGAATCGTCCGATTCTAACAAATCCGACGAATTACTAGATAATGGCAAACCATTTCATGGTTTCTTTGAATTCACCTTTAGACGCTTCTTTGACGATGGTGGTGGTCCTGCGTATCCTAGTCGAATAAGTTTGGACGATAATGACAATCAAGGTCCAGTTTACGTATGACAGTAGCTTTAGAACTTTTTGTATCCGCCAAGTCGACAATAACGCAATCTTTCATatatctcttcttctttttttttcttttgggaAAATCTGAGTTTGTAAATATTATCCGAAAAAGTTTCTTCTGAATCGACAAGTAGTTAGAATAATGCGAATCATAAAATTCTTTGTTAAATCGTGAATGCGCACGCGCACGCGCGTCTGTGTATGACAGAGGGTATGCGAGTGAGAAagtgtgtgtacgtgtgtgttTGGGTTGAAGTGGACAAGTGAGCATGCATACACGCGTGCGCGCACATACATATAAGTACAGTGTGTATATGCGCACACCATGCTATGTTTTACAtgggaaggagaaaaagaacaaTGGTCATACATAAAACGGAAACCCTCGCGTTTGTTCCTTAGTTTCAATAACATATCATACTCGTTTGTTTTCTaacttgtttttttctttttctctcttttattcttctttttcttaccCTTGTGTTATAATCGCAGAGTCGTTGAATGAATCGCTATTTTTGAAAGGGCAGACTTTTCTTAATTGATAACTGTTGGGATTATGCAGTATTGTAGAGAATGGAATTATATGtaattgtaaaattcaaatttgtGGGCATTCGTCATGTTTTTACACGATACATTTCTATAgacttttattattataatg
Encoded proteins:
- the wts gene encoding serine/threonine-protein kinase warts codes for the protein MNPPTVSKSSTRGSGYHQKALAEIRNSLLPFANIGGAGEVGSSAASTISTLSTTSGISSASGLSGLSAASGSTIDKSDQRQLLAQLLAMGYSEEIAMRALKLAGWRLDAAIEFLKQAQGESLNGLGKLNSKLIRKPSLERELSLQRGSPALDSGAGSSRSDSPRLTELSPHPQLSRQYSPSNFVEREPPPPPPPRCSSTPPPPPPPHAPYNQPNVPTNMQQMLKRMSPAPVVPTRPPPTTPGNTGPISTSVNLPQRGTSPVASSNNNSNCRQPMIVQNGPQVQQQLSQQMQALSIYQTSNNSTNTQVEPPPPYPIVSSSSAGPVQPPSYSASIQNRQSPTQSQQDYRKSPSSGIYSGPTSAGSPSPITVSAISPSTQASMARPTPLQAWGARQAKTQPPIIMQSVKSTQVQKPVLQTAIAPTSPQPISTTSNTPPPPPSYASSIQQKQQQQPQQQQQQQQQQQPQQQQQQQSSQQPPPAYPPLNSGTIGATSTNNINLGVSVGVPTTEPPSYATTMQALAAQRGMHHPVPPPPYGTATTDDPSCISTIDNNTTLRSSPVALHPPLQRKYSPADGCQHPAEAPPLPPVTSTSISLRTNNNVGNNGNTSNNNSNSSSGGNSNNNNNNNNNNHSPDSNGAKGAGSSPSSYKIKHQSPIPERKHMSKEKEEERRDCKVRNYSPQAFKFFMEQHVENVLKSHKQRLYRRLQLETEMAKIGLSAEAQCQMRKMLSQKESNYIRLKRAKMDKSMFTKIKPIGVGAFGEVTLVRKLDTNQFYAMKTLRKADVLNRNQVAHVKAERDILAEADNEWVVKLYYSFQDKDNLYFVMDYIPGGDLMSLLIKFGIFKEPLARFYIAELTCAVESVHKMGFIHRDIKPDNILIDRDGHIKLTDFGLCTGFRWTHNSKYYQQNGHGKQDSMDPADDWNNECRCIQLKPLERRRHREHQRCLAHSLVGTPNYIAPEVLQRTGYTQLCDWWSVGVILYEMLVGSPPFLANTPAETQYKVINWETTLHIPKQANLSAEGMDLILKLCVGADRRLGKNADEVKNHPFFASIDFEKGLRRQVAPHIPRIQYPTDTSNFDPVDPDKLRNSESSDSNKSDELLDNGKPFHGFFEFTFRRFFDDGGGPAYPSRISLDDNDNQGPVYV